The following are from one region of the Alicyclobacillus fastidiosus genome:
- a CDS encoding IS3 family transposase (programmed frameshift): MTQRERRTFTSEFKQQMVELYLNGKPRKDIIREYELTPSALDKWIRQSKTSGSFKEKDNLTPEQEELIRLRKENKQLLMENDIFKASCADNRTKVNVIRNNAHKYSISAMCSVLQLPRSTYYYEAQEKQSEDELVEAIQEIFHNSRNTYGTRKIKFELKKRNMIVSRRKIGRIMREVGLVSVYTVAQYKPHVDSCNESKVENELNRQFQQEEHLAVVVSDLTYVRVEGKWQYVCLLVDLFNREIIGHSAGAHKDAQLVHQAIASVQGNLSNVQMFHTDRGSEFKNKLIDEALTVFQIRRSLSLKGCPYDNAVAEATFKIFKTEFVQGRHFDSLKQLKLELDDYVHWYNHIRIHGTLGYSTPIEYKSTHLKKVV; the protein is encoded by the exons ATGACCCAACGGGAGCGAAGGACATTCACATCAGAATTCAAACAACAGATGGTTGAACTTTATCTGAATGGAAAGCCACGGAAAGACATTATCCGTGAGTATGAGTTAACGCCATCAGCATTGGATAAGTGGATTCGGCAAAGTAAAACCTCAGGCTCGTTTAAGGAGAAGGATAATCTCACGCCTGAACAGGAAGAACTCATTCGTTTGCGCAAAGAAAATAAGCAACTGCTCATGGAGAACGATATTT TTAAAGCAAGCTGCGCTGATAATAGGACGAAAGTAAATGTGATTCGCAACAATGCGCACAAATACTCGATATCAGCAATGTGCAGCGTCCTACAATTGCCTAGAAGTACGTATTACTACGAAGCCCAGGAAAAGCAATCTGAAGACGAACTGGTCGAAGCAATTCAGGAGATTTTCCACAACAGCCGAAACACCTATGGCACTCGCAAAATCAAGTTTGAATTGAAGAAACGGAACATGATTGTATCCAGACGAAAGATCGGCAGAATCATGAGAGAAGTTGGACTTGTTTCGGTATACACCGTAGCACAGTACAAGCCTCATGTGGATTCCTGCAACGAGTCAAAGGTGGAAAATGAGCTTAACCGACAATTCCAGCAAGAAGAGCATCTAGCCGTTGTTGTGAGTGACCTAACATACGTGAGAGTCGAAGGAAAGTGGCAATACGTATGCTTATTAGTCGATCTCTTTAATCGCGAGATCATCGGTCATAGTGCCGGTGCACACAAAGATGCACAGCTTGTTCATCAAGCTATTGCGTCGGTTCAGGGAAACCTGAGTAACGTCCAGATGTTTCATACGGACCGTGGAAGCGAGTTTAAAAATAAGCTCATTGACGAAGCCCTGACAGTGTTTCAAATTAGGCGTTCATTGAGTTTGAAAGGATGTCCATATGATAATGCCGTAGCGGAAGCAACCTTCAAAATTTTCAAGACAGAGTTTGTTCAGGGTCGTCACTTTGACAGCTTGAAACAACTAAAGCTTGAATTAGATGATTATGTGCACTGGTACAATCACATCAGAATTCACGGTACGCTCGGCTACTCAACACCGATTGAATACAAATCTACCCACCTTAAAAAAGTTGTTTAA